One genomic window of Moorella glycerini includes the following:
- the dsrM gene encoding sulfate reduction electron transfer complex DsrMKJOP subunit DsrM has protein sequence MGMAFSFFIVIALIMVVTLGVGVAGLQYLFGVIIPYAAIAIFLAGMAYRVIKWARVPVPFRIPTTAGQQKSLPWIKASTFDNPSSTAGVIGRMALEVLLFRSLLRNTRMELHQGPRLAYHWEKWLWLGGLMFHWSFLLIFLRHLRFFTEPAPAFVPWLESIDGFFRIGLQGLYVTDIVIVIAVTYLFLRRVVIPQVRYISLPADYLPLFLILGIASTGILMRYFFRVDITAVKELTMGLVTFRPRVPAGIGVLFYIHLFLVCILGAYFPFSKLVHMGGIFLSPTRNLPNDSRARRHINPWNYPVKVHTYEEYEEEFREKMKMAGLPVEKG, from the coding sequence ATGGGAATGGCCTTTTCCTTCTTTATCGTTATTGCCTTAATTATGGTTGTCACTCTTGGCGTGGGAGTGGCAGGGTTGCAATATCTGTTTGGAGTTATTATACCCTACGCCGCCATCGCCATCTTTTTGGCAGGGATGGCCTACCGGGTTATAAAGTGGGCGCGGGTGCCGGTCCCTTTCCGGATACCTACCACTGCCGGGCAACAGAAATCCCTGCCCTGGATCAAGGCGAGTACCTTTGACAACCCTTCCAGCACTGCCGGCGTGATCGGCAGGATGGCCCTGGAGGTATTGCTCTTTCGCTCCCTGTTAAGAAATACCAGGATGGAATTACACCAGGGCCCCAGGCTGGCCTATCACTGGGAAAAGTGGCTCTGGCTGGGGGGACTAATGTTTCACTGGTCCTTCTTGCTGATCTTTCTCCGTCACCTGCGCTTTTTTACCGAGCCGGCGCCGGCCTTTGTGCCCTGGCTGGAAAGCATCGATGGATTTTTCCGCATCGGCCTGCAGGGGCTCTATGTAACTGACATAGTGATTGTAATTGCTGTGACTTATCTCTTTCTCAGGCGGGTGGTTATACCTCAGGTGCGCTATATCTCCCTCCCGGCCGACTACTTGCCTCTCTTTTTGATCCTGGGAATAGCCAGCACGGGCATCCTCATGCGCTATTTTTTCAGGGTAGACATTACAGCGGTTAAGGAATTAACTATGGGACTGGTGACCTTCAGGCCCAGAGTCCCGGCAGGAATTGGCGTTCTTTTCTACATCCACTTATTTCTCGTATGTATCCTGGGGGCCTACTTCCCCTTCAGCAAGCTGGTGCACATGGGTGGTATTTTCCTTAGCCCGACCCGCAACCTGCCCAATGATAGCCGTGCCAGGAGGCACATCAACCCCTGGAATTACCCGGTCAAGGTTCACACCTATGAGGAGTACGAGGAAGAATTCAGGGAAAAAATGAAAATGGCCGGCCTGCCGGTAGAAAAGGGGTAG
- the dsrJ gene encoding sulfate reduction electron transfer complex DsrMKJOP subunit DsrJ, with protein MNDSRYIITGLIVFIVLVTFPFWANAGKAAPPAPAPSLDTPAIQQLPEKQCVEATAYMRTDHMKLLDEWRTRVVREGKRIYVASNGKEYEMSLEKTCLQCHSSKAQFCDQCHNYLDVQPDCWTCHIEPKESK; from the coding sequence GTGAATGATTCCCGTTACATTATTACCGGCCTGATTGTGTTTATCGTTCTGGTGACCTTCCCTTTCTGGGCCAATGCAGGTAAAGCCGCCCCCCCGGCACCGGCACCCAGCCTCGACACGCCGGCCATCCAGCAGTTACCCGAGAAACAGTGTGTTGAGGCCACAGCGTACATGCGCACCGACCATATGAAGTTGCTGGATGAGTGGCGCACCCGGGTTGTCCGGGAGGGTAAAAGGATTTATGTAGCCAGCAACGGCAAAGAGTACGAGATGAGCCTGGAGAAGACCTGCCTGCAATGCCACTCCAGCAAGGCCCAGTTTTGTGACCAGTGCCATAATTATTTAGATGTCCAACCTGACTGCTGGACCTGCCATATTGAGCCAAAGGAGAGTAAGTGA
- the dsrO gene encoding sulfate reduction electron transfer complex DsrMKJOP subunit DsrO has translation MKTSRRNFLKASGACLLGLTLWPAVKGFAGNSTEYNTSSKALAGKKWGLVIDMKKCWPKYQEGCRKCFLACQRAHNIPDIANKEEEIKWIWTEPYENAFPDGEHEYIPEIIKGKPFIVLCNHCENPPCVRVCPTKATFKRRDGIVMMDYHRCIGCRYCMAACPYGARSFNFSDPRPFIKEVNPEFPTREKGVVEKCNFCAERVDTGQLPACVEACPAEALIFGDLEDPNSGIRKILASRYTVQRKPELGTRPSVYYLI, from the coding sequence ATGAAAACGAGCAGGAGAAATTTCTTAAAAGCCAGTGGCGCATGTCTCTTGGGGCTCACCCTCTGGCCGGCAGTTAAGGGCTTCGCAGGTAATAGCACGGAGTATAATACGAGTTCGAAAGCCCTGGCCGGTAAGAAATGGGGCCTGGTCATTGATATGAAAAAGTGCTGGCCCAAATATCAAGAAGGTTGCCGGAAGTGTTTTCTGGCCTGCCAGAGGGCTCACAACATACCTGATATTGCCAATAAAGAAGAAGAAATCAAGTGGATCTGGACTGAGCCCTATGAAAATGCTTTCCCGGATGGGGAGCATGAGTATATACCGGAGATTATAAAAGGCAAACCCTTTATTGTGCTCTGCAATCACTGTGAGAACCCGCCTTGTGTGAGGGTTTGCCCCACAAAGGCAACCTTTAAACGCCGGGATGGCATCGTCATGATGGATTATCACCGCTGTATAGGCTGCCGCTACTGTATGGCTGCCTGCCCTTATGGCGCCAGGAGCTTTAACTTTAGCGACCCGCGGCCTTTTATCAAAGAAGTAAACCCGGAGTTTCCCACCAGGGAAAAGGGTGTCGTGGAAAAGTGCAATTTCTGCGCCGAGAGGGTTGACACCGGACAGCTACCGGCGTGTGTCGAAGCGTGCCCGGCAGAAGCCCTGATCTTCGGCGACCTGGAAGACCCCAACAGCGGCATAAGAAAAATACTGGCCAGCCGTTATACCGTTCAGCGTAAACCGGAACTCGGAACCCGCCCCAGTGTTTATTACCTCATATAA
- a CDS encoding GntR family transcriptional regulator: protein MESLLEPIDLQNYQPVRQEAYNALREAILTGRLEPGTRLVERKIAKQLGVSRTPVREAIRKLELEGLVEHLPRRGVVVARMSTREAWEVYSIRAVLEGLAARLAAEHINPIQLKRLNELVNAMEKACDEDDYDRLQELHLEFNEIICKAAESPRLHQMIDNLVDYIVGFTRIGYSIPGRTRAATREHRELLEALMKGDGERAERIARQHIENSRQAYFLQLALRDQKNTSF from the coding sequence ATGGAAAGCTTGCTTGAACCAATCGACCTGCAGAACTACCAGCCTGTGCGCCAGGAAGCCTACAATGCTTTACGGGAAGCCATCCTCACCGGTCGTCTGGAGCCGGGAACCCGCCTGGTGGAACGGAAAATTGCTAAACAACTGGGTGTCAGCCGCACCCCGGTACGGGAGGCCATCCGCAAACTGGAGCTGGAAGGTCTGGTCGAGCACCTGCCCCGGCGGGGAGTAGTGGTTGCCCGCATGTCCACCCGGGAAGCCTGGGAGGTCTACAGCATCCGGGCCGTTCTGGAAGGACTGGCCGCCCGGCTGGCTGCTGAACATATTAATCCAATTCAGTTAAAAAGATTAAATGAACTTGTAAATGCCATGGAAAAGGCCTGTGACGAAGACGATTACGACAGGTTGCAGGAGCTGCACCTGGAGTTTAATGAAATCATCTGTAAGGCTGCCGAGAGTCCCCGCCTGCACCAGATGATTGACAATCTGGTGGATTATATAGTAGGCTTTACCAGGATTGGGTACAGTATCCCCGGCCGGACGAGGGCCGCAACCAGGGAGCACCGGGAACTGCTGGAAGCCCTCATGAAAGGTGACGGCGAAAGGGCGGAAAGAATTGCCCGGCAGCATATAGAAAATTCCCGCCAGGCCTACTTCCTCCAGCTGGCCTTAAGGGATCAAAAAAATACCAGCTTTTAA
- a CDS encoding CDC48 family AAA ATPase, giving the protein MPAAGVKLRVCEGMVEDARKGIVRVLSDVMEELGLKPNDVVAITGKRTTVGRVMPAFQEGCPPGNIQMDGILRQNAGVGIGEGITLTSQDWQPARTVILAPVLPGWTLAGEHEIVHLKKYLIGRAVMLGDQITIPQFAGGDEAFTVEGVAPRGAVVITRDTAVRFKGGEDTEGRGQRVTYEDIGGLAKEVQRVREIIELPLKYPQLFHRLGVEAPKGILMYGAPGTGKTLIARAVASETDAQFIHVNGPEIMHKYYGESEARLRQVFDEARKKAPSIIFLDEIDAIAPRRADVHGDVEKRVVAQLLALMDGLESRGNVIVIAATNIPDLVDPALRRPGRFDREIAINVPDQRGRREILQIHTRGMSLAGDVSLDRLAAITHGFVGADLAALCREAGMYALRRGLARFQLGKGSLDDLQLQVTMRDFLDALAEVEPSATREFAMEIPSAGWQDVGGLAEIKERLQAMVQWPLLYPELFQQFDLPAPKGILLSGPPGTGKTLVARALARESGINFIPVNSSLLFSHWWGEAEKTLHEIFRKARQASPCLLFFDEIDALLPARKSGEGSNIGSRLVSQFLMELDGLEDLREVIVLGATNRIDILDPAVLRPGRFDQILEFPYPDQAARREIFAIYLRSRPVERGLNLDNLAQAAEGLVGSEIEAVCKRAALLAVAEIVKGDTANEPGRGVIKTRHLEQALAEIQGEKHQVRTGVDNRSVRPVWNNVIPGAVSRLGR; this is encoded by the coding sequence ATGCCCGCAGCTGGTGTTAAACTCCGTGTTTGTGAAGGTATGGTCGAAGATGCCCGCAAGGGTATTGTGAGAGTACTTTCCGACGTGATGGAAGAATTGGGCTTAAAACCTAATGATGTGGTAGCCATTACCGGCAAGCGGACGACGGTGGGCAGGGTTATGCCTGCCTTTCAAGAGGGGTGCCCGCCCGGGAACATCCAGATGGACGGTATTTTAAGACAGAATGCCGGGGTCGGTATTGGTGAAGGCATTACCCTGACCAGCCAGGATTGGCAGCCGGCCCGGACCGTCATCCTGGCACCGGTACTCCCGGGCTGGACCCTGGCCGGTGAACATGAGATTGTTCACTTGAAAAAATATTTAATTGGCCGCGCAGTAATGCTCGGGGACCAGATAACCATCCCCCAGTTTGCCGGTGGCGATGAGGCCTTTACTGTCGAAGGGGTAGCGCCCCGGGGAGCGGTAGTTATTACCCGCGACACGGCGGTACGCTTTAAAGGCGGCGAGGACACGGAAGGCCGGGGCCAGCGGGTGACATATGAAGATATTGGCGGCCTGGCCAAAGAAGTCCAGCGGGTCCGGGAAATTATCGAACTCCCCCTGAAATACCCGCAATTGTTTCACCGGCTGGGTGTGGAAGCGCCGAAGGGTATTCTCATGTACGGCGCTCCCGGTACGGGCAAAACCCTCATTGCCCGGGCCGTAGCTTCCGAAACGGATGCCCAATTCATTCATGTCAACGGCCCGGAAATAATGCATAAATACTACGGCGAAAGCGAAGCCCGCCTGCGCCAGGTTTTTGACGAGGCCAGGAAAAAGGCACCGAGCATCATTTTCCTGGATGAGATTGATGCCATCGCGCCCCGCCGGGCCGACGTTCACGGCGATGTCGAAAAGCGCGTGGTGGCCCAGTTGCTGGCCTTGATGGACGGGCTGGAATCCCGCGGCAATGTCATTGTGATCGCAGCCACAAACATTCCCGACCTGGTGGACCCGGCCCTGCGGCGCCCGGGCCGCTTTGACCGGGAGATAGCCATTAACGTGCCCGACCAGCGGGGCCGGCGGGAGATTTTGCAGATTCACACCCGGGGCATGTCCCTGGCAGGAGATGTCTCCTTAGATCGACTGGCAGCCATTACCCACGGCTTTGTCGGTGCCGATCTGGCCGCCCTCTGCCGGGAAGCAGGCATGTACGCCCTGCGCCGCGGCCTGGCCCGGTTCCAGCTGGGGAAAGGCTCCCTGGATGACCTGCAACTCCAGGTAACCATGCGTGACTTTCTGGATGCCCTGGCAGAGGTAGAGCCCTCGGCAACGCGGGAGTTTGCCATGGAGATTCCCTCGGCCGGGTGGCAAGATGTAGGGGGCCTCGCCGAGATTAAAGAGCGCCTCCAGGCCATGGTCCAGTGGCCCCTGCTGTATCCCGAGCTTTTCCAGCAATTTGACCTGCCGGCACCGAAAGGCATCTTGCTTTCCGGGCCGCCGGGCACAGGCAAGACCCTGGTTGCCAGGGCCCTCGCCCGGGAAAGCGGGATAAATTTTATCCCTGTCAACAGTTCCCTCCTCTTTTCCCACTGGTGGGGGGAGGCGGAAAAGACCCTGCATGAGATTTTTCGCAAGGCGCGCCAGGCCTCTCCCTGCCTCCTGTTTTTTGATGAAATCGATGCCCTGCTGCCCGCCCGTAAAAGCGGCGAAGGGAGCAACATTGGCAGCCGCCTGGTATCCCAATTCTTGATGGAACTGGACGGCCTGGAGGACCTGCGGGAAGTAATCGTCCTGGGGGCAACCAACCGGATTGACATCCTCGACCCGGCCGTCCTCCGGCCCGGACGCTTTGACCAGATCCTGGAGTTTCCTTACCCGGACCAGGCGGCCCGGCGAGAAATATTCGCGATTTATTTACGCTCCCGTCCGGTGGAACGCGGCCTGAATTTAGACAACCTGGCCCAGGCAGCCGAAGGGCTGGTAGGCTCAGAAATAGAAGCCGTGTGTAAACGGGCAGCCTTGCTGGCTGTAGCCGAAATAGTGAAGGGAGATACGGCTAACGAACCAGGGCGGGGTGTTATCAAAACCCGCCACCTGGAGCAGGCCCTGGCTGAAATCCAGGGGGAAAAACACCAGGTGCGGACCGGGGTGGATAACCGCAGTGTCCGCCCCGTCTGGAATAATGTAATTCCCGGAGCAGTGAGCAGGCTGGGGAGGTGA
- the dsrP gene encoding sulfate reduction electron transfer complex DsrMKJOP subunit DsrP, with amino-acid sequence MLVKALTGSKKYWVWVIFLLVLVAIGLACYLWQLQKGLTITGMSRDVSWGLYIGQFTFLVGVAASAVMVVLPYYLHNVKAFGRITILGEFLAVAALIMCLLFIIVDLGKPMRLLNMIFYPTPNSILFWDMIVLNGYLLLNIIAGWHALEAEYKAVPPPAWTKILVYISIPWAVSIHTVTAFLYAGLPGRHYWLTAIMAARFLASAFASGPALLILLSYIIKRVSKFDPGREAIQKLAAIVTYATIISVFFVGLEIFTAFYSQVPAHGMSSIIYLFAGLDGHGKLVPWMWTFAILAVLALVLLINPATRTRDTYLQAACAAVFISMWIEKGIGLVIGGFIPNPFERVTEYVPTLPETLIALGVWATGFLILTFLYKIAIAVKEETV; translated from the coding sequence ATGCTGGTCAAGGCTTTAACTGGAAGTAAAAAATATTGGGTCTGGGTAATTTTCTTACTCGTCCTGGTAGCGATAGGCCTGGCCTGCTACCTCTGGCAGTTGCAAAAAGGCCTGACTATCACCGGCATGAGCCGGGACGTTTCCTGGGGTTTATATATTGGCCAGTTCACCTTCCTGGTGGGGGTGGCGGCCTCGGCGGTGATGGTCGTTCTGCCGTATTACCTGCATAATGTCAAAGCCTTCGGCAGGATTACCATCCTGGGCGAATTTCTGGCTGTTGCCGCCCTGATCATGTGTTTATTGTTTATCATAGTGGACCTCGGTAAACCTATGCGCCTGTTGAATATGATCTTCTATCCCACCCCCAATTCGATTCTCTTCTGGGATATGATCGTGCTGAACGGGTATCTCCTGTTAAATATCATTGCCGGCTGGCATGCCCTGGAGGCAGAATATAAAGCCGTTCCGCCCCCGGCCTGGACAAAGATATTAGTTTACATCTCCATCCCCTGGGCGGTCAGTATTCATACGGTTACGGCCTTTCTCTACGCCGGACTGCCGGGCAGGCACTACTGGCTGACGGCCATTATGGCGGCCCGCTTCCTGGCGTCGGCCTTTGCTTCCGGCCCGGCCCTGTTGATCCTCCTGAGCTATATCATTAAACGGGTCAGTAAATTTGATCCCGGCCGGGAAGCCATCCAAAAGCTGGCGGCAATTGTCACCTACGCCACCATTATCAGCGTCTTTTTCGTCGGGCTGGAAATTTTCACTGCCTTCTACAGCCAGGTACCCGCCCATGGTATGTCCAGCATTATATACCTCTTTGCCGGCCTGGATGGTCATGGCAAGCTCGTGCCCTGGATGTGGACCTTTGCCATCCTGGCGGTGCTGGCCCTGGTCCTTTTAATTAACCCCGCGACGCGCACCAGGGATACTTACCTCCAGGCAGCCTGCGCGGCAGTCTTTATTTCCATGTGGATCGAAAAGGGAATAGGCCTGGTCATCGGCGGCTTTATACCCAATCCCTTTGAAAGGGTTACCGAGTACGTGCCTACTTTGCCGGAAACCTTAATTGCCCTGGGAGTCTGGGCAACCGGCTTCCTGATACTTACCTTCTTATATAAAATAGCCATTGCTGTCAAAGAAGAAACAGTTTAG